The DNA segment GGGGAGGCGGCAAGACAGTGGAGACTTGTCTCTTGTTCTCCCCACCCCTCCCGGAAAAGGTGCTACTCTTCTTGGTCGGACagcggtggggtggggggggtggcggAAGTTCCAGTACTAAAAGCATGTACCCCAGAAACACCTCTTCCCCCCCTCACTAGGGGGGGTGGAACATGAACCCACCCTCTGCCATCCACTGCAACTGTGCCAGGCGCTGAGGTGGGCATGGGCGCTAAGGAGCTGGGGGTGCAGGTTTCCGAACCGTTGTTTTAGCCAATGTTTTAGCCAATGTCTGGTATACTCTCAAGACTTGGAGGTTCCTGTGAAGAATCCTCCTGCTTTTGACCCtggttgggggtgtggggtcacaATCGGGAGTTGTGGCCAACTGGCGGCTCCTGGTGACCGACACCCTCAGCACTCGATGGAGATCTTGAGACTCAAGGAGCATGTGCCAGGCCGTCTGCTCCAACTTGTGGTTGGTTTCCGTGAACACATACACGCCTTGGATGGGATCTGAGCAGACGTGCTTCTTCGAGGTTATGTCTACTCTTAGTTTAATCAGTGAGGGCGAACTCATCCTTCTTGGGGGAGATTTCGATAGCACCCTCGAGAGGTGGGACCATGGTAGTGCCTAGAAGAGCTCAGTAGGGAAGTTGAGGGACTTGGTTAAGACCTTTGCCTTGGTAAATGTCTGGTGAAATCTCCATCCTGATTCCATTGCTTTCActttcgtgaggcctggggtcggggCGTCCAGAGTTGACCACTTCTGCATTTCACAGACGCACGCCTCCTGTGTTCAGAAGGCCTGCTGGCGTGAGGGGAGCTCCTTCTGTTCCACGCCAGGGTGAGCGTAATGGCActtttaacaacctgctgctggaggatgaACGGTTCCAAGACTCGTTTCGTTCCCTTCTGGAGAAGGAAGTGGAAGGGGCTCCCCGCCTGGAGGCTGCAATGGGACGTGGATAAGGCTCACGTCCATGTCTGCTGTCAGCTGAAtgcttggtgggggggggggggggaggggggtgggggagtgggggttgacgaagaggcggaaatccaggatcgagGAATTGGAGAAGGAGGTGTTCGACCTGGAGTCACGTCTCGGTCAGCGCGATGTGGACCTGGCCCTGCAAGGGTTGTATTAAGAGAACGGGGCTGCGCTCCAGAATCTGCATCTCATTGGGTCCCAGGGCACATCCGTGAGATCGTGGGTCCAGTTTCTTTGGGATCACCACTGCGACTCTCCCTTCTTCTGCTCGCAGGGACCCGTAATCTTCACAAGGCACTCCACAGCAACATACAGCGGTCGGAACTGGGGAGGGGAGAAAGTCCGTCCTGAAGCTGGAAGTTCACAGAGTCTCGTCATCCCATTCTGTCGAACGTCTTTTCCTCATCAATGAAGTAAAGGCACAAATACGGGCTACTGGGTATGGTCTTACAGCCATTTTGGATGCATGTCTGCAAGGAGATCATGGCCACTCAATACATATTCAGGGGTATGTTAGAGAGGAAACTAAGAGTAGGAATTaataggtccttttcaaatttgcaggcagtaactagtggggtgtcacagggatcagtgctgggtgcccagctatatatattaataatttggatgagggaacagaatgtaacatctcaaagtttgcagatgataccaagttgggtgggagggtgaactgtgatgaagatgcagagatccttcagcatgatctgaacaggttgggtgagtgggcacaTCAAtggcagtataatttggataaatctgaggttattcactttggaagcaaaaacaggaaggcagattggctgtacattgggagaggggagtgtgccgtgggacctgggtgtcctggtgcaccagtcgctgaaggtaagcatgcaggtgcagcaggcggtaaagtaagtatacacacttgagcgcATCCCTGtatccgcaagtattccctgtcagtgctaccttctccacagccaccctacattcttggacatcctgaaaaacagctaacctacttgctggactacaagtccggatcccatccccctgccaaagtAGTTTAAACCCCctccgaagagtgctagcaaacctacctcccaggatattggtgcccttctggttcaggtgcaacccgtcctgcttgtacaggtcccaccttccccagaatgcagtccaattgtccaaatacctgaagccctccctcctacaccatccttgcagccacgtgttcaactgcactctgtccctattccttgcctcactgtcacgtggcaccggcaacaacccagagatgacgactctgtccgtcctagcttttagcttccagcctaactccctgagctcctgaatgacctccccacccctcttcctacctatgtacaaggatgcagaagttataaTGTAGTTagacaaaaccctggttagatgccattcaggagagatgttaggaagcatttctacacatgAAGGATGGTAGACGTTTGGACCTATCTtccacaaaaggcagtggatgctggatcagtcaTTAATTTTGAATCTAAGATTTTTcttaagggatataggccaaaggcaggtatgtgAAGTTAGGccccagatcagccatgatctcattgaatggtggaacaagcttgagGAGCTCTATGGGCTGCTCCTGTTCCTAGAAGCAGAGAAAGAATTGGAAGATAATGAGGATATGTAACAATATTAATCGCGAGTGACTTTAACTTTCATGTAGATTGGGAAAGTTAGATGGGCCGAGTTAACCATGAGGAACAAGTCATAGAATGTATTCAGGATAGTTTCTGACAACAATATATTGTACAGgtatcaggctattttggatctggtgatgagAAATGATGTCAGAGCAAAAAACTCccaaggaaacagtgaccataacgaAAACAATAACCAGGGAATTTGACATTCGGTTTGACAGGGAGGCACTTGGGTCagaagcaacagtgctaagctTAAATAAGGTTAATTAAcaaggaatgagggcagagtttTATTTGTTTATCTGCCTTTTCTGTGAAGGGGGCTCGACAATGATTAGgttactttgttgtttaatttcGCTCTGCTCAAGTCAATGTACTGTTAATAAATTgctaagtcttttgtttaagctGCAAACCAGTGTTGAGAATTGATTATTCACAGACCCTGGGATTAGTCattcaaaagtctggttaggGACCAGTGGGGTCAATTTTGAGGATCTTTGAAAGTGTtaaattttactgtgttgcaaatacaGAGGTAGAAAGACTGGTTTGGTTTGGCCGGCCGTCTCCATGTCATAACAACataaaaagggagagaaaagCCAAAGCAAACGTAGGCCCTTTCGAGAATGAGGCTGAAGAAATACTAATGGAGAACAATGAAATGAGAGATGAGttgaagaaatactttgcatcagtatttacagtagaagACATGAATACCATTCCAGAATTACTAAATAATAAGGGACAAGAGGggtggaaataaatacaataatcaTCACTAAAGAAAAAGTGCCAGCGCAACcaaaggagctgaatattgaTAGGTCCCCTGGATGCATCCGAGGTTATTAAAGGATATTCAGAGTCAGTGGATACTCTGGTGGTAACcttccaaaaatccttagattctggaaaaaaaCGTCCTAAAGGATTGGAAAACAGCCAATGCGACAACTTTAGTTGAAAAGGGGCGGAGACAAAAACCAGGAATTATTGACCAGCTAGCTTAACATCTGGGGGAAAGCTGGGCGGGATGCATACGCAGGTAGGAGGTGGCTGTGATTGGGGAAGGGTGaacaggtgggaaggaggatggacagttTAGGAAGTCAGGGGTAGAGAGGGAGGGCTGGGTCTGCAatgaggtgggtggggtggggagatttggatgctggtgaattctatgtcgAGACCATATGATTGTAagctcccaaggtggaagatgaggtgttcctcctccagtttgcgtgTGGCCTTGTGTTGAGGAGGCACAGGGTGGACATGTCATTgggagagttgaaatggatggcgACTGAAAGCTGGGCTTGATTGGATGGTACACACCATaaatgttccctgaactgctccCTGAGTTTgtgctcggtctcgccaatgttGAGGAGACACACTGGGAGCAACAAACGTAATAAATCAGGTTCGAGGAAATGCACGTGAATCTCTGCCAGACTTGATTCATCTGTGCTTCTGCTACTGGGCTTAATATCTGCTGGTGCAGAACTGTGTCTGCAATGCCGACAGTCCCTAGGATGAGGTAGGTCATGCTTTTTGGAGCCAATGGATGAAAGATGGTGTAAGTTCGCTGACAATCCAACCCATATTTTCTGACCAATTTCCATTCATTCTATTGCCTGGTCCTTCACTCCACACAGCCTGATCTGTGTAAAGTTGTAGATGATCATCAATGGAAAACTAGTTACAAAACACAAAGTTGGGATTACAATAGCTACTCAGACGGAGAGATAGTGGGAAGTGATGTTCCTCAGGAAGCGATACTGGGACTACTATCATTCCCAATTTACCTCAGAAAATAGaatgtcaattttaaaatgtggaaGTAAAATTATTGTCAATTACAGAAGAGCATTCCCAAAAAGTCAACAAAGTTTTGTTGTACAGTTCACTAAATCTTTATTTCAACAGCACAACATAACAAGGACACCAGGAAGTGAATACTTGCTTTAGAATTACTATATTAGGAGGTATAATTAATACTGACAAAGACTACATCAAAGTCCTGCTGTTTAACATCAAACAAAGAGTTTGTGGAAACACACTGCAGGTCCTTCTTTATCAGAGACTAAACGTCTGTTGTATAATTGTACCAGCAGTCAAAAGAGTCCTGGGAACTCATTCATCTGCATTTAAAATCGAGACAGTAATCTGTTTTTCCTTCTTGACTACATTTTACTATGTTAgagatgctacataaatacaagtttttgTTGGTTGACTGgactaacacacacacaacaatgaCATTTTACACAATAATGACcacaattagaatcatagaagtgTTACGACACAGAAGGCGGCCATTTGATCCACTATGTCTGTGCTGCGAACAAGCATCATTTATTACATTTACAAATCCTTTGCCCTGTTCTTGATCCTTGTGTGAAGCTTTCTTCCTATCTGTTCTATCCAGACCTCATGATATTGAAcatttctatgaggtcacctcttaaccttatTCTTTCAAAGAGGAACAGTCCAAACCTCTCCAATTTATCCTCAGAACTGAAGTGTCACATTCCtggaaacatttttgtaaatctctgctcCATTCTCTACAATGTGTGTTCACATCTTTGATAGTGTagtgtccagaactgtacacaatactctcagGTCTAAcaaatgtcattaaaaaaaagaggttcAACATCTCCTGCTtgttattgtactctatgccccaatCAGTAATGCATGCTTGATTCACATTTTTCAAGTTGGAAACTTAATACTTCACTTGCAGTCACGAATAGATCACAGGTTGGCACCAATCTTCAATTTTTCAGCACGTTTCCATCATTCACTGTGGTTCTTTTTGACTCTAAATACTTGTAAAGAAGCATCTGCTCCATGCCTTGGCAGCTCTGAATCGTggaagtggctcagtggttagcactgcggcctcacaacgccagggtcctgggttcaattccagcctcgggtgactatgtggaggtttgcacattctccccgtgtctgcgtgggtttcctctcacagtccaaagatgtgcaggttaggtggattggccatgctaaattactcatagtgttcagggatgtataggttaagtgcattagtcaggggaaatgtagagtgatatggtaggggtttgggtggacttgttgggctgaacagcctgtttgcatactgtagagattctatgatgctatAACAGTAGCTGGAGCACACCTCAAGATTGACCCTTTGGTCTTTCTCATCTCTCATCATTGACAGCAAAGTGCCATTTGCCCTCTCAATGTAACCCTGAAGGACTGCTTTGTTCCTGCCATATGACCTTCTCCCGACAAGCCTGTCCTTTCTGAGCTCCAGTCAGATTATGTCAAACACTCAGTGGAAAGTTCAGGGATAGTTAGGTCTCTACAATAATATATTTAGAACGAATCTGCTATGTGGCATTTCTCCAGCATGTTAAATAGCAATCTGCTATGGTTTATTAATGTCAGTCGAAATAAGCCCCAATGATGAACACAATTAATAACAGCAGGAACAAACCCTTGCAATCACTTGTGAATTCGCTGGTGTGTCAGACAAgaggatgactgagtgaatcccttcccacagatAGGGCaagtgaacggtctctccccggtgtgaacccgTTGGTGTGTCAGCAGATTCCTTCGACTTTTAAAGGTCTTctcacagtcagagcattgaaaaGGTCTCTGATCAGTGTGAACAAGTTGATGTGTCAGAAGGTGGGATGATCGAGTAAATCCCTTGCCGCAtgcagagcaggtgaacggcctctctcctgtgtgaacgcgctggtgggtcagcaggtcagatgaattcGTGAATCCCTTGCCGCatatggagcaggtgaatggcctctccccggtgtgaatatACTGGTGTGTGAGTAGTTTTGATGGCCGAATAAATCCCTTTCCGcagacagagcaggtgaatgggcTGGCCCcagtgtggatccgctggtgttTCAGAAATCTGGACAGTCGATTAAATCCGTCCCCACAGAAGGAACAGATAAAAAGACTCTCCCTTGTGTGAATgcgctggtgtgtcagcaggtagGATGACTGTGTGAACCCCTTTCcgcactcagagcaggtgaatggcctctctccggTGTGAATTTGCTGGTGTCTCAGAAGGCTTGAGGAGTGACTGAATACTTTGCCGCACAACGAGCAGATGAGTGAAATCTGCTGTGTGTGAACCCGCCGGTGtctcagcaggttggaggaatgagtgaatcccttcccgcactcggagcaggtgaatggtctctccccggtgtgactgcgTCGATGGGTTTCCAGCTTTGATGGGGAGCTGAACCCCTTTCCACAGTCCCCGCATTTCCACGGTTTTTCCGTGGAGCTGGTGTTCTCCTCTCTCTCCAGACTGGATGATGAGTTGATGCCttggccacacacacacacacacaacacgttTACAATCTCTCC comes from the Chiloscyllium plagiosum isolate BGI_BamShark_2017 chromosome 45, ASM401019v2, whole genome shotgun sequence genome and includes:
- the LOC122544013 gene encoding gastrula zinc finger protein XlCGF8.2DB-like — protein: IDKPSQNSQQGEIVNVLCVCVCGQGINSSSSLEREENTSSTEKPWKCGDCGKGFSSPSKLETHRRSHTGERPFTCSECGKGFTHSSNLLRHRRVHTQQISLICSLCGKVFSHSSSLLRHQQIHTGERPFTCSECGKGFTQSSYLLTHQRIHTRESLFICSFCGDGFNRLSRFLKHQRIHTGASPFTCSVCGKGFIRPSKLLTHQYIHTGERPFTCSICGKGFTNSSDLLTHQRVHTGERPFTCSACGKGFTRSSHLLTHQLVHTDQRPFQCSDCEKTFKSRRNLLTHQRVHTGERPFTCPICGKGFTQSSSCLTHQRIHK